In Candidatus Caldatribacterium sp., the DNA window GGTTCCCGGAAGTGCCTGGAGGAGCAGCACCTGACCGAACTTCCCAGGGTCCTCAGTCATGACCCCTGCTCCAACCTGCCCGGCAATTCCAACACCTACAGCAGAACCAATCCCGGCAAGGCCAATGGCAAGTGCCGATCCAAGGAGTGCAAAGACCAGTCCATCCACAAGCACAGGCAACGACCTCCTCATCCTTGATTTTGTACCTTAACGTACTTTGTCCTGTAGCCGAAAGGCTGGAACTCTTTCCCCCCGTTTTCGTAGAACTTCGTGAAGAATTCCACGTACTGCAAGCGGGCGGAGTGCACAAAAGCCCCAAGACCACTCATGACGAGGTTGAAAACGTTGAAGAGCAAGGCCACCAAAAGACTGATGAGCCATCCGATGTACGGAGAAGTTCCAAAAAGAGCTCCAAGAGTCCTGGCGAGAATGGCAATAATAGAACTTGAGAGACCAAGGGCAAAAAGCCGCGAGTATGAAAGGACATCCCCAAGGTAGGAGATAACTCCATAGAGACTGAGGATTCCCGAGAGGACTTTCATGACGGGGTTTTTCTTCTGTCTCCCCTGGGTTGCCACAAGAAAGAGCGCCGTTCCAATGAGAAGAGGTGTAGCAACCGGTTTCAGGAAGGCAAGCTGTGTGGACCCAAGGTAGAGAACAATGGCCACAATGAAGGCAAACCACCCGAGCTGGTCCATAATGGCCGAAGCATAGTTCCGTCTCCGCCACTCCTTTACGAAACTCACGAAAAGACCCACGAGCACCTGAACAAGACCGAGAAGAAGGGAAAAAATGAGCATCGGCAGAGGATTGGTGATTGGGTCAATAAGGGTGAGGGTCTTTTTGAAGCGGGTAATGGCGCCTAAAAACCCCGGTAGGTAATCGAAGGTATCCCCAAGCCAGGAACCGGTTGCCATCCCAACGATAATGGAAGCTACTCCACCCCACCCAAGCATGTGGAAGAAGCGTTTCGTACCCTCGGAAGTCTTGAGGAAGCGGGGGGCAAGAAAGCCAAGAAGGGCAAGGATGAGACCGTATATGGTGTCCCCAAGGCAGATTCCAAAAAAGAGGAAAAAGAAGGGTGCAAGGAATGGTGTGGGATCGAGTTCCCAGTAATTTGGAAGGCCATAGAGCCGCGTCAAAACCTCGAAATTCTTCGTCCAGGGACCGTTTCGGAGGTCAATGGGTACCTTCTCTCCCGGCTGGGGATCCCGAGAAAAGAGAACCCACTCCTTTCCTATGGACTGAAGCGAGGTTTTCAGTTTTTCAACGTCCTCGGCGCGGATCCACCCACTAATGATAACGGTCTCCTTGGTGTGCAGAATCTCCTGCTCTTTACGACGCCGCTCAAGAAGTGAGGCGTAGTAATCGTGAGCAAGCTTCAGGTCCCTCTCGAAACGAACGTAAGACGCGGCTTTCTCAAGGAGCTTCCTCCGCTCCCTCTCCAGCTCTTCCATACGGGCCCGTACTCTATCTGCAGCCTCTTTTGCCGTTCCTTCAAAAGGCTGGGGGAAAACAACGGGAACAACACCTATCTCCTGGAGAACCTCTTCAAGAGCTGAAGAGAAGTCCTTGTGCACGAGAATGAGAACAATGAGGTTTCTCCCCTGACCGGGGAATTCGAAAGGAACCCAGAGCGAACCTCGCTCGGTGAGTCTCTCAAAAAGAAGGGCTCTTTTTTCCGGAGGAAGCTCAAGGAGAACGCTTTTTGTGAAACGAGTTTCACCGATATCCTCAAGGGGCACAGGCAGGGCCTCAAAGCGTGACAAAAACCCAAGATGCGTAGCAAGGCGGTTCATGGTGGTGCGGATGAGGTTCAACTGCTCCTCAAGAGAGACACAGGCTCGATACACTGGGACATGATTGAAGCGGCACGCCAGAAACTCCTCTTTTGGGACTTCAAGAGGAGCTGGAAGGAAAGATTCGAGAAAAGAGGGCTTCGCAGAGCGATACCGGTTCAGGAAGTCGAGACAGTACCGAATCTCTCCAAGGGTTCGCTCAAGTTCTTCTGTAGAGACAGCAGGTCTTTCCCCCAAAGAAGCAATGTCTTCGGCAACATCGATTTCAAGCACACCGAGGTCCTGTAGAAGGGCGACGATTTCGGCCTCCTTCTCGTGGTGCGCGATAATGTCCACCCGCTGCATCTCACTTATCGGCATGGACGTCTCGTACCCTCCCTATGAGCTCCTGGACAACTTCCTGAACGCGGTTTTTGAGAACCTCTCGGAGACGCTGAGCCCTCTCACTGTACTCCCTTCGAATGGCCTCTTCTTCCTCTTTCCCACGAGCAAGAATTGCTTGAGAGAGTTCCAAGGCTTTTTTCTCGGCTTCTTTGAACATCGTCTCGCGAAGGCGAGCAATCTCCTCTTCCACCCTGGCAAGAATCTGGACCGCTTCTTTTTCCGCCTCTCGGATCTCCCGTTCCTTCTCCGCCTCGAGCCTGCGAATGCGGTCTATAACTTCGCCAATCATAGTACGAACCCCCGAAGCAAAATTCGGAGAGTATATTACCAGAAGGACCAGGCTTTGACAAGAAATGGTATCATCAGAGAAGAAAAAACCGAAGGAGGCGAGACTATGAAGGCGGTGGTGCTCTACTACACTCGAACGGGGGTCACGGAAAAAATGGCACAAACTATTGCAACCGCTCTACGCGATGAGGGAATTCCTACAGACCTCTACACCGTGGACCGTTTCCCTCTCGATACCCTTCCTTCTTATGATCTCATTGTCATCGGTTCCCCAACCTACTATGGGACCATGGCTTCAGAGGTGAAGAAATTCCTCGACGAGAGTGTCCGCTTTCACGGGGACCTCGAAGGAAAGGTCGGAGGTGCTTTTGCTTCATCGGCGAATCCTGCGGGAGGCAACGAGACAACTCTCCTGTCCATTCTCGAAGCGCTCCTCATCCACGGGATGGTTGTAAAGGGAATGTCTGAGGGGAGCCACTACGGCCCGGTGGCCATTGAGGATTTTGATAAGCGGGTGGAGGAAGAATGCAAGGCGTACGCCCGAGACCTTGCACGACTCGTCAGAGCTCTCCACTCCACGAAGGAGAAACAATGAAGCTCGTGCGATCCCCAAATTTCTGGAGGGCTTTTTCTCCGTACTGAACCGCAAAAAGTGCCGTGCAGGCACAGAGAAAGGCATCGAAGCGGTCCTTTCTTCCGGGAGGCGGAGAGAGACAGGCAGAAAGGCAACTCTTGAGGTTCTCAATTTTCAGGGGAGACGTAGTCTTTCCAAAGAGCTCACCGAGCTCCCGAAAGTGCCTTTCCCTGTAGAGCTTGAGACCCTCTTCTCCGAAGAACCCGATGACCGAGAGAGGTGGAAAAACCTCAAGAGCACGCCGACGACAGGAGGAATTGGCAAGGGAAAGAGAAAAATTCTTTTCCACGCTTTCCCAGAAGGGAAAGAGGGCGGGGTAACGCCTGCGGGCAATCTCGCGATTTATGGGGATAATACCTGAGCGCCTCTTCCGGAGCTTGGGAAGTAAGTCTTTCTCCGCCTTCCGGAGCCCCCTCTCCACAGAAACCCGCAAGGGAGCGTCAAAGGCAACAACGCAGAAAGGGAAAGACGAGAGGCAATCCTCCCACTCCGCAAGACTCACAAAGGAGAAGAACTCTCTCCAGAGGGTTCTCTTCTCTTGCCCCTCAAGAACGCACACCCACGAAGGTTTCCTAAACCCCCAAGAGAGGTCAACGCCGAGGAACCACATGCTCTTCAAGGACAAATTTTCCGGTGCTTTCCTCGGGAGGAACCGGGTACTCCCCGGTGAAACAGGCAAAGCAGTACTGGTCCTCTGGAGGGGTGAGGCTTTCCTTTAATCCCTCAAGGGTGAGGTATCGGAGACTGTCAAGGCCGAGGAAACTCTGGATTTCCTCAAGACTCATGCGGGCAGCAAGGAGCTCTTGCCGTGTTGGGAAGTCAATACCGTAGAAGCAGGGGAATCGGTGCGGTGGAGAGCTCACCCGCATGTGAACTTCTTTCGCACCCGCAGCTTTGAGGGTAGCAATGCGCTGGGAGGATGTGCTTCCCCGGACAATGGAATCCTCAATGATAATGACCCGTTTTCCCTCAATAAGGCCTCGCAGGGGGTTGAGTTTGAGCCGAATAGCGAAATCCCGGAGGTCTTGAGAAGGCTGGATGAAGGTTCGACCAACATAGGGGTTTCGAATAAGGGCAAACTCAAGGGGTATGCCCGAAGCCTCCGCAAAACCCAAAGCGGCAAAAAGACCCGAATCCGGCACAGGAATGACCATGTCGGCATTGCAATTCTCATCGCGAGCGAGGATTTTTCCCATTCTCTTTCGCGCCTCGTAAACGCGGTTTCCGAAAACAATGCTATCAGGACGGGCAAAGTAGATGAGCTCGAAAACACAGAACGCTTTCCGCGAGGAATACGCATAGAAGAAGGACCGGGGACCGTTTTCATCGATAACGAGCATTTCTCCTGGCTCGATTTCCCGGAGGAATTCCGCCCCAAGAACATCGAAAGCGCAGCTCTCAGAACTCACAAGATACCCTCCGTCGAGCTTCCCCAGACACAGGGGTCGAAACCCCCACGGATCTCTGGCGGCGAAAAGAGCCCTTGGAGACATGATGCCAAGGGAAAAGGCACCTCGTATCTGCCAAAGAGCCTCCTTCAGTGCATCCTCAAGGCCATCGAACGCACTGTGGGCCACAAGGTGGAGAATGAGCTCCGTGTCCATGGTGGATTGGAAAATTGCTCCTTTCCTTGCAAGTCTCCGCCAGAGGGTCAGAGTATTCGTTAAGTTCCCGTTGTGAGCAATGGCAAGCGTTCCAAAGCGACATTCCCCAAGGAATGGCTGGATATTCCTCGGTGATGGTGTTCCGGTAGTCGAGTACCGTACGTGCCCCAGGGCAATGTGTCCGGAAAGTTTTTTAAGTCCCTCAGAGTCAAAGATTTCGGCAACGAGTCCCATCCCTCGGTGCTCCCGAAATCTCCGCCCGTCGGAAGCTACAATTCCTGCACCCTCCTGTCCCCGGTGCTGCAGGGAAAAGAGCCCAAGATAAGCAATTTCAGCAGCGTTTTCAAGACCATAAACCCCAAAAATTCCACACTTTTCATGCATACCGCGTCAGTGCTCCCTCGAAAATGTCCAGAGCTCGGGAAAGAGGAGAGCTCAGAAGAACCCTTCCTCCTTTCCGGAATACTATGTGCTCCCCTCCGACTCTGCCAAGGACCGCACAGGGGATTCCCCATTCCTCCGCCCGCTTCACGAGAACCCCAAGGTTCTCTCTTTCGACGCTCACGAGCACCCGACCACAGCTCTCCCCGAAAAGAAGAATATCCTCTCGGAGATCCCCACAGGGAGCAAGGTCCACCTCGACCCCGAAGGGTCTTTCTCCCGAGAGTGCTGCTTCGGCAACAGCTATGGCAACTCCCCCTTCACTCACGTCAGACGAGGAGAGGAAAAGACCGTCCCGGACACAGCCTATGAGGAATTCCTGGAGGCGTTTTTCGAAGGGGAGATCAAGGGAAGGAGGTGGACCGGCTTCAATGCCATGGACAACCCTGAGGTACTCACTTCCTCCAAGCTCCTCTTTCGTTTCTCCAAGGAGGACAACAACGCTCCCCTCTTTCACAAAATGCCCGGGTACCGCTTTCTCCACCTCTTCCACAATGCCCACCATGCCCACGGTAGGCGTCGGGTATACGGCGCCCAAGGGGCTTTCATTGTAGAAGGAAACATTGCCACTGACTACCGGTATCCCGAAAAAGCGGCAAGCATCGCTCAAGCCCCGAACCGCCTCGACGAACTGCCAGTACCGGTCCGGTTTTTCGGGGTTGCCAAAGTTCAGGCAGTCCGTAACCCCTGCAGGGTAGGCACCGCAGGCGGCAAGGTTCCTTGCTGCCTCGGCAACCGCAATTTGCGCTCCCCGGTAGGGATCAAGGAAACAGTAGTAGGGGTTGCAGTCGGTGGTCACCGCAATACCCCAGGGCTTTCCTTTCACCCGGAGGACAACCGTTCCCTTTCCCGGGAGGATAACGGTGTTCGTCTGCACCATGTGGTCGTACTGCTCGAAAATCCATCGTTTGGAAGCGATGTTCGGGGAACCGAGAAGCTCTTCGAAGGCCTTTCCGAGATCCTGGGGAATAGGCACATCATTTACGGAGAAGTTGTTGACCTTTTCAAGGTAAGCGGGGCGTTCTCTTGGAGGTACATACACCGGTGGTCGCACGAGTTCCCTGGCAGGGATGTCAGCTACAACCTCTCCACGGTACCGGATGGTGACCCTTCCAGTATCTGTCACTCTCCCAATGACCTCGGCTTCCAGCCCCCATTTCTTAAAAATACTTCGAATCTCCTCCTCGTGTCCTCTCAGAACACAAAGGAGCATGCGCTCCTGGGATTCAGACATCATGATTTCCCAGGCTTCCATCCCCTCTTCCCGAACCGGAACGCGATCAAGGTCAATATCTATACCGCTTCCTCCTGAAGCCGCCATCTCGCTTGAGGAACAGGTGAGTCCTGCTGCCCCCATGTCCTTCATGCCTACAACAAAACCCGTCTCCAGTGCTTCGAGAGTAGCCTCGATGAGACACTTTTCAGTAAAGGGATCGCCAATCTGCACGCTTGGGCGCTTCTCCTCGTTCTCACCAAATTCCTGAGAAGCAAGGACACTGCATCCTCCGATGCCATCTCGCCCTGTTCTATTCCCCACGTACATGATGGCATTCCCCACGCCCCTTGCAACTGCTCGAACGAGCTTTCCCTGGGGAGCAATGCCAATGCACATAACGTTTACGAGACAATTTCCCCGGAACGCAGGGTAGAACCACGTTTCTCCCGCGACAGT includes these proteins:
- a CDS encoding DUF429 domain-containing protein; protein product: MWFLGVDLSWGFRKPSWVCVLEGQEKRTLWREFFSFVSLAEWEDCLSSFPFCVVAFDAPLRVSVERGLRKAEKDLLPKLRKRRSGIIPINREIARRRYPALFPFWESVEKNFSLSLANSSCRRRALEVFPPLSVIGFFGEEGLKLYRERHFRELGELFGKTTSPLKIENLKSCLSACLSPPPGRKDRFDAFLCACTALFAVQYGEKALQKFGDRTSFIVSPSWSGEL
- a CDS encoding amidophosphoribosyltransferase, with amino-acid sequence MHEKCGIFGVYGLENAAEIAYLGLFSLQHRGQEGAGIVASDGRRFREHRGMGLVAEIFDSEGLKKLSGHIALGHVRYSTTGTPSPRNIQPFLGECRFGTLAIAHNGNLTNTLTLWRRLARKGAIFQSTMDTELILHLVAHSAFDGLEDALKEALWQIRGAFSLGIMSPRALFAARDPWGFRPLCLGKLDGGYLVSSESCAFDVLGAEFLREIEPGEMLVIDENGPRSFFYAYSSRKAFCVFELIYFARPDSIVFGNRVYEARKRMGKILARDENCNADMVIPVPDSGLFAALGFAEASGIPLEFALIRNPYVGRTFIQPSQDLRDFAIRLKLNPLRGLIEGKRVIIIEDSIVRGSTSSQRIATLKAAGAKEVHMRVSSPPHRFPCFYGIDFPTRQELLAARMSLEEIQSFLGLDSLRYLTLEGLKESLTPPEDQYCFACFTGEYPVPPEESTGKFVLEEHVVPRR
- a CDS encoding flavodoxin domain-containing protein, whose amino-acid sequence is MKAVVLYYTRTGVTEKMAQTIATALRDEGIPTDLYTVDRFPLDTLPSYDLIVIGSPTYYGTMASEVKKFLDESVRFHGDLEGKVGGAFASSANPAGGNETTLLSILEALLIHGMVVKGMSEGSHYGPVAIEDFDKRVEEECKAYARDLARLVRALHSTKEKQ
- the purL gene encoding phosphoribosylformylglycinamidine synthase subunit PurL codes for the protein MQATDLERVARELGLRKEEYERILAILGRTPTPTEIAMFSVEWSEHCGYLHSKRWLELLPREGRFEVLVGEDAGGIVYDGMAVVFKMESHNHPSQVEPKQGAATGIGGIIRDILGSGARPIACLDSLHFGPPEDPRSWYVAKGVVEGIAWYGNCVGVPTVAGETWFYPAFRGNCLVNVMCIGIAPQGKLVRAVARGVGNAIMYVGNRTGRDGIGGCSVLASQEFGENEEKRPSVQIGDPFTEKCLIEATLEALETGFVVGMKDMGAAGLTCSSSEMAASGGSGIDIDLDRVPVREEGMEAWEIMMSESQERMLLCVLRGHEEEIRSIFKKWGLEAEVIGRVTDTGRVTIRYRGEVVADIPARELVRPPVYVPPRERPAYLEKVNNFSVNDVPIPQDLGKAFEELLGSPNIASKRWIFEQYDHMVQTNTVILPGKGTVVLRVKGKPWGIAVTTDCNPYYCFLDPYRGAQIAVAEAARNLAACGAYPAGVTDCLNFGNPEKPDRYWQFVEAVRGLSDACRFFGIPVVSGNVSFYNESPLGAVYPTPTVGMVGIVEEVEKAVPGHFVKEGSVVVLLGETKEELGGSEYLRVVHGIEAGPPPSLDLPFEKRLQEFLIGCVRDGLFLSSSDVSEGGVAIAVAEAALSGERPFGVEVDLAPCGDLREDILLFGESCGRVLVSVERENLGVLVKRAEEWGIPCAVLGRVGGEHIVFRKGGRVLLSSPLSRALDIFEGALTRYA